In the genome of Sphingomonas alpina, the window GCGCGGCGCTGTACCGCGCGCATGGCATCGATCCGACCCGGCCCGAAACGCTGATCATCGTCGACGGCGATCAATTGCTGACGAACTCCAATGCAGTGATCGCGATCTGGTCGGGCTGCGGCTGGCCCTGGCGCGCCGCGGCTATGGTACGCCTCGTACCGCGCTTCATCCGCGACCCGATCTACCGCCTGGTCGCGCGCAACCGCTATCGCTGGTTCGGTCAGCGCGAGACATGCTGGATTCCCTCCCCCGCCGATCGGGACCGCGTGCTGTGAGCGTCATCCTGATCCTGGGCGGTTATGGCGGGTTCGGCGCGAGGCTGTCGCGGCGGCTCGCCGCGCGCGGGCACCGGATCCTCGTCGCCGGCCGGCATCGCGACAAGGCCGTGGCATTCTGCGACGCCGTCCCCAATTGCCACCCGGTCGTGGCGGACCGCGACGGAGATCTGGCCGCGGTGCTGGCTGAACACCGGCCCGACCTGCTGATCGATGCCGCCGGCCCGTTCCAGACCAGCGGCTATCATGTGATCGAAGCCTGCATCGCCGCCGGGGTCGATTATCTCGACCTTGCCGATGGCCGCGCCTTCGTCGCCGGGATCGGAACGCTCGACGTGGCGGCGCGCCGGGCCTGCACCATCGCCATATCGGGCG includes:
- a CDS encoding thiol-disulfide oxidoreductase DCC family protein, which produces MQPADLATITRDGPIIVFDALCVLCAANARFVLRHDHGRHFRLASMQGPVGAALYRAHGIDPTRPETLIIVDGDQLLTNSNAVIAIWSGCGWPWRAAAMVRLVPRFIRDPIYRLVARNRYRWFGQRETCWIPSPADRDRVL